From Planctomycetota bacterium, one genomic window encodes:
- the groL gene encoding chaperonin GroEL (60 kDa chaperone family; promotes refolding of misfolded polypeptides especially under stressful conditions; forms two stacked rings of heptamers to form a barrel-shaped 14mer; ends can be capped by GroES; misfolded proteins enter the barrel where they are refolded when GroES binds), protein MAKQLLFEDQARAKMLKGVEKLASAVAVTMGPTGRNVIINKSFGGPTVTKDGVTVSKEVDLEDRFENMGAKLVNEVASKTSDIAGDGTTTATVLARAIFKEGTRNIAAGSNPMSVRRGIDKAVAAAIDHLRSLAKPVSSKQEIAQVGSISANNDPEIGNLLADAMEKVGKDGVITVEEGKGTKTEVEFVEGMQFDKGYISPYFVNRPAEMDSQLEDAYILIHEKKISNLRDLVPLLEKVIQGGKPLLIIAEDVEGDALTALVVNRLRGVLNICAVKAPGFGDRRKAMLGDIAVLTGGTLISEDLGLKLENLTLQHLGRAKQINVDKNNCTIVQGGGKQSDLQARIQQIRNQREATESEYDREKFDERLAKLTGGVAVISVGASSEADMKQTKARIEDALHATRAAVEEGILPGGGVALLRCAEAVEKARASAKGDEKIGVNIVLHSLSAPLKQIANNCGIDGSVVADEVSQKSGNMGYDANKGEYVDMVKAGIIDPLKVVRSALSNAASISALMLTTEALVTNLDKDDKAKNRVEGSVR, encoded by the coding sequence GTGGCAAAGCAATTGCTGTTCGAAGACCAGGCGCGTGCCAAGATGCTCAAGGGAGTTGAGAAGCTGGCCAGCGCGGTCGCCGTGACCATGGGCCCGACGGGCCGCAACGTGATCATCAACAAGTCGTTCGGCGGGCCGACCGTGACCAAGGACGGCGTCACCGTCAGCAAGGAAGTCGACCTGGAAGATCGCTTCGAGAACATGGGCGCCAAGCTCGTGAACGAAGTCGCTTCGAAGACTTCGGACATCGCCGGCGACGGCACCACCACGGCCACCGTGTTGGCCCGGGCCATCTTCAAGGAAGGCACCCGCAACATCGCCGCCGGTAGCAACCCGATGTCGGTTCGCCGCGGCATCGACAAAGCCGTGGCCGCCGCGATCGACCACCTGCGCTCGCTGGCCAAGCCGGTCAGCAGCAAGCAGGAAATCGCCCAGGTCGGTTCGATCAGCGCGAACAACGATCCGGAAATCGGCAACCTGCTGGCCGACGCCATGGAAAAGGTCGGCAAGGACGGCGTGATCACCGTCGAAGAAGGCAAGGGAACCAAGACCGAGGTCGAGTTCGTCGAAGGTATGCAGTTCGACAAGGGCTACATCTCGCCCTACTTTGTCAATCGCCCGGCCGAGATGGACAGCCAACTCGAAGACGCGTACATCCTGATCCACGAAAAGAAGATCAGCAATCTGCGCGACTTGGTGCCGCTGTTGGAAAAGGTGATCCAGGGTGGCAAGCCGTTGTTGATCATTGCCGAGGACGTCGAAGGCGACGCCCTGACGGCCTTGGTCGTGAACCGGCTGCGCGGCGTGTTGAACATCTGCGCCGTCAAGGCGCCCGGCTTTGGCGATCGTCGCAAGGCGATGCTCGGCGACATTGCCGTGCTGACCGGCGGCACCCTGATCAGCGAAGACTTGGGCCTGAAGCTCGAGAACCTGACGCTGCAGCACCTGGGCCGCGCCAAGCAGATCAACGTCGACAAGAACAACTGCACGATCGTCCAAGGGGGCGGCAAGCAGTCGGACCTGCAAGCTCGCATTCAGCAGATTCGCAATCAGCGCGAAGCGACCGAAAGCGAATACGATCGCGAGAAGTTCGACGAGCGGCTGGCCAAGTTGACCGGCGGCGTGGCCGTGATTTCGGTCGGCGCCAGCTCGGAAGCCGACATGAAGCAGACCAAGGCCCGCATCGAAGACGCGCTGCACGCCACTCGTGCCGCGGTCGAAGAGGGGATTCTGCCGGGTGGCGGCGTGGCGCTGTTGCGTTGTGCCGAAGCGGTCGAAAAGGCCCGCGCCTCGGCCAAGGGTGACGAGAAGATCGGCGTCAACATCGTGTTGCACTCGCTGTCGGCTCCGCTCAAGCAGATTGCCAACAACTGTGGCATTGACGGCTCGGTCGTGGCCGACGAAGTCAGCCAGAAGTCGGGCAACATGGGCTACGACGCCAACAAGGGCGAGTACGTCGACATGGTCAAGGCCGGCATCATCGACCCGTTGAAGGTGGTCCGCAGCGCCCTGAGCAACGCGGCCAGCATCTCGGCGTTGATGCTGACGACCGAGGCTTTGGTCACCAACTTGGACAAGGACGATAAGGCCAAGAACCGCGTCGAAGGAAGCGTCCGCTAA
- a CDS encoding nucleotide exchange factor GrpE, giving the protein MSDQEQKLSSDDEANGAENSTAAFEQAMEQLRGDLDDAKERLLRAQAEAENTRKRLRRELDDERRYAALPILGDLLPVVDNVERTVEAAAKVAGAAAVVDGFKMVAQQLSDVLARHHCQRIDALHQPFDPNKHAAIAQQPSAEYPPNTVLLVAQQGYQVHERVLRPAQVIVSRAPDA; this is encoded by the coding sequence ATGAGCGATCAAGAACAAAAGCTGTCGTCCGACGACGAGGCCAACGGGGCCGAGAACTCGACTGCGGCGTTCGAGCAAGCGATGGAGCAGCTGCGCGGCGACCTGGACGACGCCAAGGAGCGCTTGCTGCGCGCCCAGGCCGAAGCCGAGAACACCCGCAAGCGACTGCGTCGCGAGTTGGACGACGAGCGGCGTTATGCCGCGTTGCCGATCTTGGGCGATTTGTTGCCGGTGGTCGACAACGTCGAGCGGACGGTCGAGGCGGCTGCCAAGGTGGCCGGGGCCGCGGCGGTGGTCGACGGCTTCAAGATGGTGGCTCAGCAGTTGAGCGACGTCCTCGCGCGGCATCACTGCCAGCGGATCGACGCTTTGCATCAGCCATTCGATCCGAACAAGCACGCTGCAATCGCCCAACAGCCGAGCGCCGAGTATCCGCCGAACACGGTGCTGCTGGTCGCGCAGCAGGGCTACCAGGTACACGAACGCGTGCTGCGCCCGGCGCAAGTAATCGTCAGCCGCGCACCGGACGCATAA
- a CDS encoding type II toxin-antitoxin system ParD family antitoxin — protein MDQDALNVSLPGFLREFVDAEVAAGGYGSASEYVGELLRRARREKAIDKVDSLLAEALTEPAKEMTDEDWQELRRRSDERIAQRYRDVS, from the coding sequence ATGGATCAGGATGCATTGAACGTATCCCTGCCCGGATTCCTTCGCGAGTTCGTCGACGCTGAAGTCGCTGCCGGTGGTTACGGAAGCGCGAGCGAATATGTCGGCGAGTTACTGCGGCGCGCGCGCCGCGAGAAGGCAATTGATAAAGTCGACTCTCTGTTGGCCGAAGCGCTGACGGAACCTGCTAAGGAAATGACTGACGAAGACTGGCAGGAATTGCGTCGGAGATCGGACGAACGAATTGCCCAGCGCTATCGAGACGTTTCATGA
- a CDS encoding restriction endonuclease → MTNSVPRHAFTNQIEQILEKHFGILAADVFTASPLLGYLNHKTRSASRGSKSRGAFANHYALYVLTEDYLANGFGPGGKRHGTYDKYGGARFSDLLNRQRELPFGSKLQNHALNGRLNDEFKKFYPSVEKEPIVRDVAKQGYWIQEDLLVVTVRNREGKRQDLNIAPCVIDIIDAYVAAKCEAFESFIDSCEEISALPETDEKSAIAFIEAQLKPEIDARVFEIVSFSILKAFYGDQRIYWGWTRDNLNEDALVLFKTGRTNANDGGIDFVMRPLGRFFQVTETIDVNKYFLDIDKIQRFPLTFVVKSTDGPAAIQSAIEDQAKSKYKIVAVVKSYMDAIEEIINIPLLVERLQSVIKAGKIRLAMDEIVVQSKVEFNYQDTAEVVDDIDETD, encoded by the coding sequence ATGACTAACTCTGTCCCTCGTCACGCATTTACGAATCAAATCGAGCAGATTCTCGAAAAGCACTTCGGCATTTTGGCTGCCGACGTTTTTACCGCGAGCCCTTTGCTAGGATATTTGAACCATAAAACCAGATCCGCAAGTCGCGGCTCGAAGTCACGTGGTGCGTTCGCAAATCACTACGCCCTTTACGTACTTACAGAAGACTATCTCGCGAACGGTTTTGGTCCTGGGGGCAAGCGACACGGGACGTACGACAAATATGGGGGAGCCAGGTTTAGCGACTTATTAAATCGACAGCGCGAGTTGCCATTCGGCAGTAAGCTACAAAACCACGCCTTGAATGGACGACTCAATGACGAGTTCAAAAAGTTTTATCCGTCGGTCGAAAAGGAACCGATTGTTCGCGACGTGGCCAAGCAAGGCTACTGGATTCAAGAAGACCTGCTCGTAGTCACGGTCCGAAATAGGGAAGGAAAAAGGCAAGATTTGAACATAGCTCCGTGCGTCATTGACATCATCGACGCTTACGTAGCTGCCAAGTGCGAAGCATTTGAGTCATTTATTGACTCTTGTGAAGAAATTTCCGCTCTACCAGAGACTGACGAAAAATCCGCAATTGCATTCATCGAAGCCCAACTAAAGCCTGAAATCGACGCTCGTGTCTTTGAAATCGTCAGCTTCTCAATACTTAAAGCGTTTTACGGTGATCAAAGAATCTATTGGGGATGGACACGTGATAATCTCAATGAAGACGCTCTTGTTCTCTTCAAAACGGGGCGGACGAACGCCAACGACGGCGGCATTGACTTTGTAATGCGGCCACTGGGCAGATTTTTTCAAGTCACCGAAACGATCGACGTCAATAAGTATTTTCTCGACATCGACAAAATCCAACGGTTCCCGCTGACGTTTGTCGTTAAGTCAACGGATGGGCCAGCCGCAATCCAATCCGCGATTGAGGACCAAGCGAAGTCGAAGTACAAAATAGTTGCCGTTGTGAAGAGCTACATGGATGCGATCGAAGAAATCATCAACATTCCACTGCTAGTCGAACGCCTTCAATCGGTAATCAAAGCTGGCAAGATTCGCCTTGCCATGG
- a CDS encoding type II toxin-antitoxin system RelE/ParE family toxin, which produces MTFRPKFRPRAWLDLDEICRYYEEQSPGLAARFMNAVRESAQFLSENPTLGQVWQGHRQAPSEYRIWQVRGFPRLIIFFVSQGSTIEVMRVLHAARDLESLFDD; this is translated from the coding sequence ATGACGTTTCGGCCAAAGTTTCGCCCGCGAGCATGGCTCGATTTGGACGAAATCTGCCGGTACTACGAAGAGCAAAGCCCGGGCCTTGCCGCACGCTTTATGAATGCAGTGCGCGAAAGCGCACAGTTTCTGAGTGAGAATCCAACTCTGGGCCAGGTTTGGCAGGGGCATCGACAAGCGCCTTCTGAATACCGGATTTGGCAAGTTCGCGGATTCCCGCGATTGATCATCTTCTTCGTCAGCCAGGGCTCTACCATTGAAGTGATGCGCGTTTTGCACGCGGCGCGTGATCTAGAATCGCTGTTCGACGACTAA
- a CDS encoding amidohydrolase family protein codes for MSNAIERQSSVTRRELLTVAAGALAATALAGVRSQAAEDNRPLIIDTHVHLWDLKKFTLPWLEMAPELFRRDYLLADYQQAIAGFNVRSMYMEVDVTPEQHEKEAQFASALDNQSGSPFIGAVVGGRPGGAGFGDYVATLKKLPRVSGVRQVLHAPTTPQGFCLKSDFVRGVQLLGKHGLTFDMCMRPTDISDCVALAEQCPDTQLVLDHCGNGDPKAFRKVSDADKPAAHDASQWRRDIEKLAQRKNVACKISGAMFHAPKGWTTADMAPVVNHCLDSFGMDRVVFGADWPVCLVGGTFARWVGVVAELIASRSAADRQKLWSENAQRVYGLSRS; via the coding sequence ATGTCGAACGCAATTGAACGTCAATCGAGCGTAACGCGGCGTGAACTTTTGACCGTCGCCGCGGGTGCATTGGCCGCCACGGCGCTGGCCGGTGTGCGGTCGCAGGCCGCCGAGGACAACCGGCCGTTGATCATCGACACGCATGTCCACCTGTGGGATCTGAAGAAGTTCACGCTCCCTTGGCTTGAGATGGCGCCCGAGTTGTTCCGTCGCGACTACTTGCTGGCCGACTATCAGCAAGCCATCGCCGGCTTTAACGTCCGGTCGATGTACATGGAAGTCGACGTCACGCCGGAACAGCACGAAAAAGAGGCGCAGTTCGCTTCGGCCCTCGACAACCAGTCAGGCTCGCCATTCATCGGCGCCGTGGTTGGCGGCCGGCCGGGCGGCGCTGGCTTTGGCGATTACGTGGCGACGCTCAAGAAGTTGCCCAGGGTTTCCGGCGTGCGCCAGGTGCTGCACGCGCCGACCACGCCGCAGGGGTTCTGCCTGAAGTCGGACTTTGTCCGTGGCGTGCAACTGTTAGGGAAGCACGGCCTGACGTTCGATATGTGCATGCGGCCGACCGATATCAGCGACTGTGTGGCGCTGGCGGAACAATGCCCCGATACGCAGTTGGTGCTCGATCACTGTGGCAACGGCGACCCCAAGGCGTTTCGCAAAGTGAGCGACGCCGACAAGCCAGCCGCTCACGACGCCAGCCAGTGGCGTCGCGACATCGAGAAGCTGGCCCAGCGCAAGAACGTCGCCTGCAAGATCTCGGGCGCGATGTTCCATGCTCCCAAGGGGTGGACCACGGCCGACATGGCGCCGGTGGTAAACCATTGCCTCGATTCATTCGGCATGGATCGGGTGGTGTTCGGGGCCGACTGGCCGGTCTGCCTGGTTGGCGGGACGTTTGCCCGTTGGGTCGGCGTGGTGGCCGAACTGATTGCCTCGCGTTCTGCAGCCGATCGACAGAAGCTGTGGAGCGAAAACGCCCAGCGCGTGTACGGCCTCAGTCGATCTTAG
- the dnaJ gene encoding molecular chaperone DnaJ: MAKRDYYEVLGVVREASDGDISAAYRKLAIKYHPDKNPGNQEAVIYFKEAAEAYEVLSDQNKRARYDRYGHAGVDGAGSSPHFNDVNDIFQAFGDIFGDSVFGDFFGGGRGRGGRRVARGQDVQCETTLDLLDSARGVTKTIKYSRHVRCTACEGTGAKPGTKPDTCRYCGGHGQVIQSSGIFRVQTTCPACRGAGTTISTPCENCHGEGQTVERVKREVNIPAGVDDQTRLRVSGEGDASPNGGPPGDLYCLIHVQQHPLFERDGMNLICRLPLTYSQAALGATLKVPTLEGPEDLKIPAGSQPGDVLKLRGRGMPDPRRRGTGDLLVELHLEVPRTMTARQEELLRELAEEENANVQPHQKSFLETLRDYFVPTEKPPEPKSEEPKPRKSKDR; this comes from the coding sequence ATGGCCAAACGCGACTATTACGAAGTGCTCGGCGTTGTGCGCGAAGCGAGCGACGGCGACATCTCCGCCGCTTATCGCAAGCTGGCCATCAAGTACCATCCCGACAAGAATCCTGGCAACCAGGAAGCGGTGATCTACTTCAAGGAAGCCGCCGAAGCCTACGAAGTTCTCAGCGATCAGAACAAGCGGGCTCGCTACGACCGCTATGGCCACGCCGGCGTTGACGGCGCGGGCAGCAGTCCCCACTTCAACGACGTCAACGACATCTTCCAGGCCTTCGGCGACATCTTCGGCGACAGCGTCTTTGGCGATTTCTTTGGCGGCGGCCGAGGGCGCGGCGGGCGGCGCGTGGCCCGCGGCCAGGACGTGCAGTGCGAGACGACGCTCGATTTGCTCGACTCGGCCCGCGGCGTGACTAAGACCATCAAATACTCGCGTCACGTCCGCTGCACCGCGTGCGAGGGAACCGGCGCCAAGCCCGGCACCAAGCCCGACACTTGCCGTTACTGTGGCGGCCACGGTCAAGTGATTCAGTCGTCGGGCATCTTCCGCGTTCAAACCACGTGCCCGGCTTGTCGCGGCGCTGGCACGACCATCTCGACCCCTTGCGAGAACTGTCACGGCGAAGGTCAGACCGTCGAACGCGTGAAACGCGAAGTCAACATTCCGGCCGGCGTCGATGACCAGACCCGCCTGCGTGTCTCGGGCGAAGGGGACGCCAGCCCCAACGGTGGCCCGCCCGGCGACCTGTACTGCCTGATCCACGTGCAACAGCATCCGCTGTTCGAACGCGACGGCATGAACCTGATCTGCCGTTTGCCGCTCACTTATTCCCAGGCGGCGCTGGGCGCGACCCTGAAAGTGCCGACGCTCGAAGGGCCCGAGGACTTGAAGATTCCGGCCGGATCCCAGCCCGGCGACGTGTTGAAGCTGCGCGGGCGCGGCATGCCCGACCCGCGACGCCGCGGCACCGGCGATTTGCTGGTCGAGTTGCACCTGGAAGTCCCCCGCACCATGACCGCGCGGCAAGAAGAACTGTTGCGCGAGCTGGCCGAAGAAGAAAATGCCAACGTCCAGCCGCACCAGAAAAGCTTCCTGGAAACGCTGCGCGACTACTTCGTACCGACCGAGAAACCGCCCGAGCCGAAGAGCGAAGAGCCCAAGCCGCGTAAATCAAAAGACCGATAG
- the yhdJ gene encoding adenine-specific DNA-methyltransferase, which yields MKKLSNDQATILHGDCLEVLEREVKDESVSLVFADPPYNIGKSFGQFHDKWPSDREYAEWCFQWLAICLRKLKDDGSLYVMSSTQAIPYLDLWLRERCSVLSRIAWHYDSSGVQARRYYGSLYEPILFCVKNPKSYTFNADAIEVEARTGAVRKLIDYRKAAPTPYKTTKVPGNVWYFPRVRYRMEEYEEHPSQKPEALLERIILASSNPRDLILDPFSGTFTTCAVAKRLGRQSIGIEQERQYFKIGVRRLGLAEEVDGEKLQPLSKTYVRKNRKRRALSQNGMLFDD from the coding sequence ATGAAAAAGCTTTCGAATGACCAGGCGACGATACTTCATGGCGATTGCCTTGAAGTGCTCGAAAGGGAAGTGAAAGACGAAAGCGTTTCCCTGGTCTTTGCCGACCCGCCCTACAACATCGGCAAGTCATTCGGCCAATTTCACGACAAATGGCCCTCCGACCGAGAGTATGCCGAGTGGTGCTTCCAGTGGTTGGCAATTTGCTTGAGAAAGCTCAAGGATGACGGAAGCCTCTACGTGATGTCGAGCACTCAGGCTATTCCGTATCTTGATCTCTGGCTGAGAGAAAGATGCAGCGTGCTGTCTAGAATTGCCTGGCATTACGACAGCTCGGGCGTCCAGGCGCGGAGATACTACGGTTCCTTGTATGAACCGATCTTGTTTTGTGTAAAGAACCCCAAAAGCTACACGTTCAATGCTGATGCAATTGAGGTCGAAGCCCGAACCGGCGCAGTTCGAAAGCTGATTGACTATCGCAAGGCAGCTCCGACTCCATACAAGACAACGAAAGTGCCTGGCAATGTTTGGTACTTCCCACGTGTTCGGTATCGCATGGAAGAATACGAGGAACATCCATCACAGAAGCCAGAGGCCCTTCTGGAGCGAATTATTCTGGCAAGTAGCAATCCTCGCGACCTAATTCTCGACCCTTTCTCGGGTACGTTTACCACCTGCGCTGTCGCCAAACGACTCGGCCGCCAAAGCATAGGCATCGAGCAAGAGCGACAATACTTCAAGATTGGCGTCCGCCGCTTAGGACTTGCTGAAGAAGTTGACGGCGAAAAACTGCAACCGCTCAGCAAAACTTACGTCCGAAAGAACCGCAAGCGTCGCGCGCTCTCACAGAATGGAATGTTATTCGATGACTAA
- a CDS encoding co-chaperone GroES translates to MAKLNLRPLDDRVVVEPLEAEEMTAGGIVLPDTAKEKPQRGTVVSVGPGKQLDNGQRGKLSVVIGDEVLYGKYTGMEIEVDGRDLKILRETDILAKVVS, encoded by the coding sequence ATGGCCAAGTTGAATCTGCGTCCGCTGGATGATCGCGTCGTGGTCGAGCCGTTGGAAGCCGAAGAGATGACCGCCGGCGGCATCGTCCTGCCGGACACCGCCAAGGAAAAGCCGCAGCGCGGTACCGTGGTCTCGGTGGGCCCTGGCAAGCAATTGGACAACGGCCAGCGCGGCAAGCTGTCGGTCGTCATCGGCGACGAAGTGCTGTACGGCAAGTACACCGGCATGGAAATCGAAGTCGACGGCCGTGACCTGAAGATTCTGCGCGAGACCGACATCCTGGCCAAGGTGGTTTCCTAA